TGATTCATGAAAAGGTTGTTCAGCCACTGTTATCATGGACATGGCTGAACCTCCGTTACACTAATAGTAATGCATGTTACTCTGAGTTTTCCCTTTTAGTGTCTCAAGAGGGGGTTATCTCTGTCAATTAAAGAGCAAGAATTAGgcgggaaaaagaagaaaaaatgcagttaaaCAAGTATCAATATGTCTTTTCACCAGATATTACGTTTTTTCATTAGTGCAAATGATCCAAAATAAGCACAAGTCTGggaaataagtttattttaagagttctgtaaatataaaattagTGTTTGGTTTGAAAGAAGGTTACAAAACAATCAACTTGTCATCTGTAGCTCACTGAGGCCCTGCTCTTTGAATCTGTTTCCAAGGAGAATGCTTTCGCTCGCTTTTTCCTTCAGTGTCCATCTTGCAGGCAGTCACTCTTAGAAGCAGGGATATAGAGACTGTGACCATCAGCATCAGTTTCCTCAAAGACATAACCAGGTGGGATTTTGTAAGAGGCCAAGCATTTAACAACACCCTTTGGTGTGTAGCTGGTAGTGTAGGTCGTTTTAGCATCTAGAAGAACGTGATCCTTTGGGCCTGACCAGCCAGGTTTATAGCTCTTCGTAACGGTGAGTGGATGAGGCACATAATGGGCCTGAAAGGTAGTCAAGCAATCCATCGGTTTTGCTGGGAAAGTCAGTTCTGGAGCATGAATAATAGGTTCTACTCTCTTGAACTGCCAAGGCTTATAGTCTTCTTTCATTGTAGAAGAGCTATCAAACGGCTTACTTTTTTCACGCTGAACCACAGTTCGACACATCTTGGCTGGTTTGCCATTTGGGTTCTTGTAATGTAACTGAGTAGTGGTGTGAAGGTCCATTTTCTCCACAGGGGGAAGATACACACCAGGTTTTTTGCTGAATACGGGAAGCAGTGGCCAAACTTGgtatttttcctgaaactcAGTTGTAGAGGAAAATGGAAGAGGGACATTTTTTGGTGGACATGGCTTTATAAGCTTGGCTGGCTGACCCGCGACACCCTTGTAAGAGAATTTGTGGGTAGTGAGGCCATCAAATGGGACATCACTGGCCTTGTATTTCTCATATTTATGGACATAAGGTTTCTCCAAAGGATGTGGCACGTAATTCACTCTATAATTGGTTCTATTCTCAAAGGGAGTCTTGTTTTTCTGGGCTGGATTTAGAGGTTTGCAGCTTTGAGTGGCAACCGGTCCCCTGTATAAGTAGTCATCCTGGACAATGGTTCTGTGGTcaaatttttcttctgatggTCGAAACCTGTCATCTGGTCTGATCATATCTGTCTTTGGTTCATTCCATTGCACGTAGTCGCCTGAAACGTAAGAGGAATCCTATCTAAGAGTTCAACTGAAGTTCTTTGGTGAGTTTAGGTATATAccattttatattttgattATTACATATTCTactgtaagaaatattttttgatgTTGTAATAGCCGATAAAtcctattatttttataataattcATTATTATTAGCTGCTGTAGAAAACATTATACAGTAGTGTGCTGCCCCAGGGATTGTTCAGCATCTACACAGAAAATGGTATTAAAATAGTCCTGTACCCACCCATACCTACAGAGATGGTGAAATACAATGTGGGAAGGTTAAAATACATTCCCAGTCTCACAGAGATATTTTCTGCAGGTGACTGAGTGGGTGCTGTCCTCATGCTCAAACAGAAATCTTGAAAGTGGAGTACGATGGCACTGACTGTGACCCCCTCCATTTACCTTCCTGCAACTATGTTGTGGCTGGCTCAGCGCACAAGCAGAGTATACCTGTGTCTGCAGGAGGCTGTTCAGGTGTCTCCTAGTGTATCTTTGGGGCAAGGAGAACCAGATGTCCACCATTCCACTCTAAAGGCCAAGCTGCAGAGATGCCCTTCCTCTTTGTACCTTCTCATTTGGGGATGACCTGATTTCTCAACTGCAGTGCTGTTGCATACTGCGTGCTGAGTTCGGCGGTTTGCAGCTCATCTTGGTATCAccaagctgtgctgtgtggcatCGCCTCAGCTCTTGGCTTTGTTCTCTGCGATACTCCTGCTCTCAGTACAAGCAAGAATGGAGAAGGAGCTTGTAACTCTGTCTCCAGTTCCTCCTTATTGCCAAAACTGTGCTGGAATTTGCAGTCCAAGCCTGCACTAATCTGAAGCATTGAATAATACCGCAGAGATGGTCCATACTCCAGAAATTTTGGTCTTCAGATTCATGACTAAGTAAACATTTTAGGCACAATTTTAGAGACATTCATATCTTCCTTCCTCGGCAGGataccagggaaaaaaaaaatgaggcacTGAGATTTAAAAAGATTTGCACTCAGTCATGCTATAAATATATTGCAGAGCTGCCTAACTCTCCAACCAGTGCTGTGGCCACAACACcatcattttttcccttcctagCAATCTTGTGCAACTTCCCCTAGAGACCATCATGGTTACTGGTAGGAAGCTGGAATGAAATAGTCTTGGAGCTAATccaagggtttttttctaattttcccTCCTTTCAAACCACATCGAAAGCCATGAGGCAAATAAGCCTCCAGCTGACTCTGCACAGGAAGGAAGTCTGGATTTCAAAGTCTTAGAGAGTAAATGATGCAATTAGGTATCAGGATATTTGAACTCTCCAATCCAAACAGAGTTATTTCTTTTGAATGGCAGTGGCTATTGTACTGCACAAACACAATTACACAAAGGATGTGTTCATTACAATGTGAAGTTAACTAAAAAAAGAGTAACTTTTTGCTCCAGCTAAGTGTCCCTTTAAAGTCCTTATGGTTCGAATTGAGTTgctctgccctggcacaagggaggaagcagcagccacaggcaTCATGCTGCTCCCAGAAAACACCCTGCCCTTGGGTACAGAGCTGCCCTCATACTGCTAATTAGTGTAATCAGCTGAGAACATGGACCTGCCTGTGTTTACTGGCATAGACATTCATTCACTACTGTTGGTGCCACTGAAGGCCAAGCTGCACACTGTGCTAGTGTCAGGGATTTTTAGATGCTCCAGGTGCTCCTCTTTCTCTGGGGGAATAGGAGACGTCCAGGCACCACTGCTGGGTGGGATGCTGACCTTGTGCTCATGCCTAGGATACATCACTTTCCTGGAGTGTTGGTCCAGCAGGATGAACCATGAGCATATATAGACATGTGTTTTTACAGGGAATCTattaataaaatactaaaaagtGAGAAGCTAATGAGATTCAGCTCTAAGCCAGGGCTCATTCAGAGATGTGACTTTTCAGATGCGAACCAAGAGTTATCAAAAAACTTCTTAGCTTCTCCCACCATCTTTGCTGGAAAATAGTCTGTGCATTTGAACGTAACCACAGCCTTtgcaaaatattcaaaacatGACAAGCAAGTCCGTCTGTcttcaattttaaaaacttaTAAGCTCTACACATTTGGAGACCTCATAGGCATTATGAATTCATTTTACTTAGTGTAAGCCAGCAGTGCTACTACTCCTTCAAAGTGTGTTACAATTTTATTGTAACTCTAATTCTTCTCCCATAGATATTAATAGTTTCCCATGTAGCACAATCTTGAAAACATTAGGGGCTACAGGAGGGAACAGAGGATATGAGCCATATGGTACTGGAGGGTTAGGCACATATCACTGTAACCAAGCAAGACAAAGCCAAAAATAGGTTACATACCTGCAGATGGATAGAAACAGCTACATGAGTAGCTTGGAGAAGATGAGGATTTTGAAACCTTAAGTTGCAAAGTCATCTGACATTAATTCTGATATGCAACAGCATCATCTTAAACCTACAGTGACATCTGGGATATAGTGTGTTTAGTGGGAAGGAGTAGGACAATACAGTTGGAAAGGTAATTTAATACCAATGCAGCACTGATTTATAGGATGcttaaatatttgaattatGATAATTAATTGAATAACATGTTTCAAAATTTCACTCTGGAGTCACAATCAGTAAAACCTAACAATGTTAGAGAACAGCACAatgaaaacttttattttttgtgaacCTGggccttaaaaaaataattctttcagTATGCAATTTGATCTTTGAGGGGGTTTGGACAAAGATTTCCACTTgcagtgttttgaaaaatactgcaaattATAACCAAATGTGGCTGTGGTACATTTTGTTAGAGTTCTAGAATAACAGTTAAGGTGCTGACCTAAACACTGATAAAAGACAAAGATATACATCTGGCTCAGATACAGAGATGTTAAGGATATCTaaacacagaaggaaagatCCTCTGCTTGCACAAAGCAGCCTTTTTTTACTGGCTTTACCAAAGCTATTCAAATGAACACCGTCTGGTGACATTGCCTGTGAAAACGAAGTGTTCAAAATTGTGTAAATGTGGTTATTTTGCACCTGTGGGTCATAGTCTTCACGACCCAAGTAATTCTAAATAGACAGTATTTCCTGTGTACTTAAATGTAAAAATTCCAGTTTATGCCATTGCGTGCAGCTGTGCTGAAGTCTGACTTCCAGTCATTTCAACTGAGTAACCTTAACACTGCATTCACATACCTTTTATTTCCTTACCTTCATTATCATtttgaattttaagaaaaaaagtttatgtACGTTGGGACAAATCTCCCTGCCAGCACTGATCATAAGCTTTTATATTTGCAcagcataataaaaaaataaaaataatttagaaattattttaagaaaaagacaaatgctAGCTACCTGCCCAGCAAAGTTAGATAATTGGAATGTGTGCAGAGGGGAGGCAAAATCCTCTGATTTTCTGCTTACAACTTAACTACCAAAACTAGCATAATTACTGAAACTGTGTAAGTGAAAGTTTTCTCCCATTGtatgcagaagaaaatttgTGCTGATGGAGAGGAAGGAACAAAGACCCCACAAAGACAAACCACATATACCAAGTTACCACAGCTGAGAAACAAGGGCATAGATAGATTCATGGTTCACCTGTTTTACCAGTAGAGCTTGAGTGCTTTGGACACTTGTGTGGAACTTCCATGTACCCGTAATTCCTATATGTGTCTCTCACTTACTctgcagcacacacaaaaaggatTATGTACTTCATGACCTGCTCAGACCTAGCAAATTCCATACCTTTTATGTGTGTCTGATACACTGAATGTGCAGACCAGACCAACAGTATACCAAGAGTGTGTGCAGTATATCCTAAAGATTATGCTGTTGGACCCACTTGCAGGTGCTCACATGGTCCTTCTTCTACCTAGGAGGCATGTAGGCCTGTCAAACATGCAAAGGAGGTTAATTCAGAGATGTTCTAATGCTATCGTTGATGCGGGTCTGTATTCCCAACAACTTGTGTCTCTGTGGTTCCTGCACAGCTTGTTGGCATACATAGACAGAAGGAATAACAACTGCACACTGTTTTCATCTATCTTCTTCAAAAATGAAGCTACTGGTGAAGTTCTGAAATAAGCTGCAATGGCACATACCTTTGTAAGTGGTTCCTGTATCCATCTTGACATTGGGGATGTGGCTTCTCACACAGGGGATGCATGGAAGTACTTGAGAGATAGGGTAGGCATTATAATCTTGTTTATAAGTGGAGGTCAAATCCATACTCTCATCACTCTTGACATACTTGTCAGGGGGTTTGAGTTTTAGTGGCAACACTTCATGAGCTCTGTAAGTTCTCCTGTGGAGAATAATTTCGttatggttttttgttttaaggaaaaaatcaaGTTCATTTTTCTGGACATACAAATAAACTAATACTTCCCCTTATCTCCACAGCCTAAGGAAGTCTGGATAGGATATAAACAGTTAATGAAACACACGAGCCTTTCACATTTGGAAATGTGGATTCTGAAAAAGGAACTGAGGCAGGCCTGGACAATCTCAGGGCAGGCCAGGTTCCTGCTTCTCTCTACCCAGTGAGGTTAATAGCCTTACACAAAGCTATCCCTGTTCTACAGAGTAGTTACTCCAGAAGGCTTAACTCCTTTTAAAAGCCGAATAATTATAGCAGGCTATCTAGTACGTATGGGAAACACATGAGAGAGGCAACAGCAGCCTTCCTGGACAATATACTGTTCAGCAGTTCAGTCAGGATTAGAAGAGAACAACAAAACAGTTTCACATCAAAACTCCGGTTGAGGGAAGAAGTATCAGCATGGTCACTCAGCTTTTTCTCGGGCACCATTGTAGAAGAGCTATTTTAAGATACTGGAGCAGTGTTACTTAACTCCAACAAAACATTACAGAAAGAagacagtgaagaaaataacatCACCTTGAAACATTCACTAACCTGAACCTGCTTCACAGCCCACATCCTTTGGTACAGGGAAGAGTCTGCTGCCTGACACCAGCAATTTCAGTCTTCAGTATCAGACTATTTTTCCACTGGTGTGCAGATCTTTTTACACTATTGGCAGCTGTCAAGGAGAAATGGTCTGTATAGAAGCTATTCTAATATTAATACTGCACTTTGCATCTGTGGTGATGCTGAGTGGGCAAGGGCCTGAGCCTCTGTATATACTGTATGAGCTAGGTATTTTAGCAAATAAACAAGGTTCTTAAAAGTTCACGTGGAGCAGAAGGGAAGAGAGTTCACTTTGCAAAGTATTGGGAATAGGggtaaaaacagaaatacaaaaaaattccAAGAGCATCAAGAGGTGCTTACGTATAATAGATGTCACACGTTGTAGACCCTTGGAGTACTTTAGTCAGCAATTTAAAGCCAATGTGTTTTTTAAGAGGGACCAAGAAAAGACAAGCAGGAGTACAAGAGACAGGCAGCAACCTCAGTAGCAGGGAAGGGTCAGTAACAGAGAGTCTTTCCCAAGCCACTTACAGTACACTGCTCAATTCCATGTTTGAAACAGCTGAGCCTGTACCAGTGGCAAGGAACAGATCACAGGCAAACAGTGTGACCAAGGGTTTTCTGGCAGTGGGAGCACCTTTTCTCACTCTGACTACTGCAATATACCAGAAACTGCAGTGGAGATTACAGAGGAGAGATCGATCTGCTGATAAATCAGTGGCAACCTGCATCCAAGACTCCAAGAAAAATGGTACTGCCTGCAACTCACAGATTTTTATCACAGAGGCTTGCTATTGCAGTATGGCACCTGACACTCGGCAAGTTGTTATTAGAGAAGACTGGTGACAGCTCAAAGTATGCGGGCCTCGCAGTCCCTGCAGTTATTCTCATATGCTCTGTCAATTCATTCTTTCCGAGTTTAGCCACACAGAACTGGACTTTTAGCAGCCCTCTAATAGGTGGTGGCACCTTCACACTAGGTCTTGGTACTTTCACACTGGGTGTATTTTCTTACTGGTCTTACCCATAGGACAGCAAGTTTTGCAATCCAATGGCTAACTGCCCAGGCTCTGTGTTTTCTCCACTTACAAGGGTAGGCAGGTTTTATATATTTGGTGGGATGCATACTCTGAAGAAgcaaatataattaatttctgtgctttcttGCTAGCGTGCTTTACAGAATTTGCACTGAACTTCAGACCGTAGGAATCACTATTCTTGTCTGAGCAAGGATAGTTTTGCTGATTGAACTGGAAGTTTCTACAGTCTCTTTGACAGATCCCACACGGTGGCTGCCCCTCCTTGCCTGCCTTAAAAAGACACTGTTGAGCCAAGGATTTAGTTATAGACCAGTACAAAGATGTGTAGCTGCTTTAGCTCATGCTGGAGATGGAGGGCATATGTAGAAGTAAAGTCTGCTCTTTAAAACTGTCTGATCTTCTTGGTCATTGCTGAAAACTCCCACCTAGACTGAGGTATCCCAAATGTAAGCCTGACACTTCAGACTTCATCAGCCATATTTGTGATTTAAATTGATAGCTCTTCAATAGGCATTTGTAGGGGAAGGAGTTATTAGAGCTTCCGTGTCAGGATGAGGACAAATGGGTGGTGATAGCTGTTAAGACTTGATTAATAACCATTGGCATCTCCTAGGTCTCTAATTCAGTGCAGCAAAGGAAAGAGTGATGTTGATCGTTACTGTTCCTGTAATGACAAAGGAAGTAAACATCAAGATCAGACAGCAGCCACTGTTTGAGGAAAGGGAAGCTCTCAGATTCATATTAAAGGATCGGATTCctatttttattagtttctTCTGTGGACAAGCCGCTAGCACATCGCTTTACTGGCAGCATGGAACAGCCTCAGGAATTAACTTCCATTAGGGAAATGGCCACAGTGCAAGTGTGAAGACTGCTGCCAAACAACAACACTGAGCAACAACATAGttgagaagaagaaacagcCCAGGAATCCACAATGACTGCCTTGAG
The Columba livia isolate bColLiv1 breed racing homer chromosome Z, bColLiv1.pat.W.v2, whole genome shotgun sequence genome window above contains:
- the SAXO1 gene encoding stabilizer of axonemal microtubules 1; protein product: MSAVSPVPLNVIPSLKKCVCQLCSCGCHHCPHLPVRPYDQSEKPCMLSEYTEKYPLYPTTRPRSSFKPEQVYKMAEIPMEGISTTKRTYRAHEVLPLKLKPPDKYVKSDESMDLTSTYKQDYNAYPISQVLPCIPCVRSHIPNVKMDTGTTYKGDYVQWNEPKTDMIRPDDRFRPSEEKFDHRTIVQDDYLYRGPVATQSCKPLNPAQKNKTPFENRTNYRVNYVPHPLEKPYVHKYEKYKASDVPFDGLTTHKFSYKGVAGQPAKLIKPCPPKNVPLPFSSTTEFQEKYQVWPLLPVFSKKPGVYLPPVEKMDLHTTTQLHYKNPNGKPAKMCRTVVQREKSKPFDSSSTMKEDYKPWQFKRVEPIIHAPELTFPAKPMDCLTTFQAHYVPHPLTVTKSYKPGWSGPKDHVLLDAKTTYTTSYTPKGVVKCLASYKIPPGYVFEETDADGHSLYIPASKSDCLQDGH